A region of Vespula vulgaris chromosome 1, iyVesVulg1.1, whole genome shotgun sequence DNA encodes the following proteins:
- the LOC127072829 gene encoding transmembrane protein 177, whose product MYYRRRKFHLIFGISASITAYCVNLMPHTIFLDKLENTVAFYRRGVRLRINNKVKELCKEVMDDLKLPENTQSLIKPFYVFGFHPFQAGTLNKMFGGIIGIPSNFLFHDTADAAVEKLVINNKELDRMREEANDLFNSLVLSKNAQKYVIAREILKIMSNEVYLSAGSLSCIVIIMTSIYSNITHKFNLYEKKASYRRILYLFFTLVGCAFWVAFKDAVRCRIDATIDENISQLGLSYINGGKEYYEKELKKNIALRSLMEKDGEKCYHIDGNEKRWGFMSLPLSERKRFFESRHLKL is encoded by the exons atgTACTATAGAAGACGTAAATTTCATCTCATTTTTGGAATTTCTGCAAGCATTACAGCGTACTGTGTTAATCTTATGCCACATACAATATTTCTTGATAAATTGGAGAATACTGTTGCCTTTTATCG TCGTGGCGTAAGactacgtataaataataaagtgaAAGAACTATGTAAAGAGGTAATGGATGACTTAAAACTTCCCGAAAATACTCAGTCTCTCATAAAACCATTTTATGTTTTTGGTTTTCATCCTTTTCAAGCTGggacattaaataaaatgtttggAGGAATTATTGGTATTCCTtcaaatttcttatttcatgATACTGCTGATGCAGCAGTTGAGAAattagttataaataataaagaacttgatcgaatgagagaagaagcaaatgatttatttaatagttTAGTACTTTCGAAAAATGcacaaaaatatgtaatagcacgtgaaattttaaaaattatgagtAATGAGGTATATTTATCTGCAGGTAGTTTATCTTGTATTGTCATTATCATGACATCAATTTATAGTAATATAAcacataaatttaatttatatgagaaaaaagCATCATATCGtcgtatattgtatttattttttacattagtTGGGTGTGCTTTCTGGGTTGCATTTAAAGATGCTGTACGTTGTCGTATTGATGCTactatcgatgaaaatatatcaCAGTTAGGTTTAAGTTATATAAATGGAGGAAAggaatattatgaaaaagaactgaaaaaaaatattgcattgAGATCACTTATGGAAAAGGATGGAGAAAAATGTTATCACATTGATGGAAATGAAAAACGCTGGGGATTTATGTCACTCCCTCTTTCTGAGAGAAAACGTTTTTTTGAATCAAGACACttaaaactataa